The Pocillopora verrucosa isolate sample1 chromosome 14, ASM3666991v2, whole genome shotgun sequence genome has a segment encoding these proteins:
- the LOC131776590 gene encoding uncharacterized protein, giving the protein MGDKHFGSHLKTSEKVLKSVVKLFVQISTPNYSMPWQMKRQQQVFGSGFVISGRRILTNGHVVAYQKSVRVRKHGDAKKYNAHVIHVGHECDIAMLGVTDETFWEDLCPLEFGEIPALEEDVVCVGFPTGGDNISVTRGVVSRVEIQRYAHSAVELLAIQIDAAINSGNSGGPALQDDRVIGIAFETLDNAENIGYIIPVTVIKHFLGDIEKSNTYNGFCRLGIKWQPIESEHMRNYFQLSAEQTGVLVTKVLPLFSCSSVLKRGDVLMAVNDEVIADNGTVHFRGNERILFDYKLSQMFIGDICKLKILRQGQVLKVEVTLDLITSLVPTQLYDKRPSYLVYAGLVFVSLSQPYMQHQYGKDWARKAPIRLCDRVLYGILNQTGQEVILLSQVLASELTTGYETMANLQLFKVNGRPILNLKHLASVLDEITIPFGKPEDSQAKGGTTARTVTLESCVEDNSSTKQGELTAKSCEVHKRQDDNIIPLKEVTTIDDTDGRSCAKLKTLEDVKKDWERGNNVCESDSHPLSHYRKTSNECRKQDFTQTDSRSSDSLYLSTTQTTDMNSGVGDDPTLLNREDFVHFELDKEKIIVLHIPTAYNAAPEILQQYAIGQPRSNDLPSPP; this is encoded by the exons ATGGGTGATAAGCATTTTGGCTCACACTTGAAGACCAGCGAAAAG GTGTTGAAATCAGTGGTGAAACTGTTTGTTCAGATTTCAACTCCAAACTATAGCATGCCCTGGCAGATGAAGCGGCAGCAGCAGGTTTTTGGATCAGGGTTTGTGATTTCCGGCAGGAGAATTCTCACCAATGGACATGTAGTAGCTTACCAGAAGTCA GTGCGAGTTCGTAAGCATGGAGATGCTAAGAAATACAATGCTCATGTGATTCATGTTGGCCATGAGTGTGACATTGCCATG cTGGGTGTAACAGATGAAACCTTCTGGGAGGATCTGTGCCCCCTGGAATTTGGTGAGATACCTGCACTTGAAGAAGATGTGGTTTGTGTTGGTTTTCCAACTGGTGGAGATAATATTAGTGTCACGCGAGGAGTTGTCTCTAGAGTGGAAATTCAGCGTTATGCACACTCTGCAGTGGAACTTTTGGCTATACAG ATTGATGCAGCAATAAACAGTGGTAACAGTGGTGGGCCTGCCCTTCAGGATGACAGAGTGATTGGAATTGCTTTTGAGACACTggataatgctgaaaacattGGATATATTATACCT GTAACAGTAATAAAACATTTCCTGGGAGATATTGAGAAAAGCAACACATACAATGGTTTCTGTCGACTGGGAATCAAATGGCAGCCAATTGAAAGTGAACACATGCGGAATTACTTTCAGCTGTCAGCAGAACAGACAGGGGTCCTTGTTACAAAAGTCCTTCCTTTGTTCAGCTGCAGCAGTGTGCTGAAACGAGGAGATGTCCTTATGGCAGTGAATGACGAAGTGATTGCAGACAATGGAACA gTTCATTTTCGCGGTAATGAGCGTATTCTGTTTGACTACAAATTGTCACAGATGTTTATTGGTGATATCTGCAAACTGAAAATTCTAAGACAAGGCCAAGTGTTGAAGGTTGAAGTGACATTAGATCTCATCACATCACTTGTACCCACCCAGCTGTATGACAAAAGACCAAG TTACCTCGTGTACGCTGGCCTCGTGTTTGTGTCTCTCTCCCAGCCCTACATGCAACATCAGTACGGAAAAGACTGGGCACGAAAGGCACCCATAAGGCTCTGTGATCGTGTTCTATACGGTATTTTGAATCAAACGGGACAGGAAGTCATTTTGCTCAGTCAG GTTCTCGCATCGGAGCTAACAACAGGCTACGAGACAATGGCAAATTTGCAGCTTTTTAAAGTTAACGGGAGACCAATTTTGAATCTAAAGCATCTTGCATCCGTTCTTGATGAAATCACAATACCTTTCGGCAAACCAGAAGACTCACAAGCGAAAGGTGGAACAACGGCCAGAACTGTGACATTAGAAAGTTGTGTGGAGGACAACAGTAGCACAAAACAAGGCGAATTAACTGCTAAGAGTTGTGAAGTACACAAACGCCAAGATGACAACATAATCCCTTTAAAAGAAGTCACAACTATTGATGATACGGATGGTCGATCATGCGCCAAGCTTAAAACACTAGAGGACGTAAAGAAAGATTGGGAGAGGGGAAATAACGTGTGTGAAAGTGACAGCCACCCTTTGTCACATTACCGGAAAACATCCAATGAATGCAGAAAACAAGATTTCACTCAGACTGATTCACGTTCTTCAGACTCCTTGTATTTATCGACGACACAAACGACCGATATGAATTCTGGTGTGGGTGACGATCCTACCCTTCTAAACAGAGAAGATTTCGTGCATTTTGAGCTCGATAAGGagaaaataattgtgttacATATTCCAACTGCTTATAACGCTGCACCAGAAATACTACAACAATACGCAATAGGTCAGCCTCGATCCAATGACTTACCTTCACCTCCCTAA